The following are from one region of the Thiocapsa rosea genome:
- a CDS encoding DUF6973 domain-containing protein, with amino-acid sequence MRRQSSKFRSHRLLILLLLVGSLWALVWTLTSVLVPSLAREALPSLQARLEPIGIGLGDVAFSGLRISPWLNGFVLSDLEARLDLNPRDRIQLRSQLDIATLEVRLTHPLSLRGAIHATGLEVRLDPSDRPSQLPFDRFSNARLAIGDLPLGDPRQTANAIREKLHALFFENHAVGEVEFSGAVVLDIDGVARVANLDTERVGETFKLRFREDDIRAIAQAKAMDLVPEQIEIVSLYPLRAPVILMLTDQARALAARYAPDDVWLQDAMRHVIWSFLLTRTFGPDFAITVTDAQELRPGNTPDERAMDYHNNAIGRRFVSEDIPLAALPRRIRKDPDVIRHPDEVEHFGEERLLR; translated from the coding sequence ATGCGTCGTCAGTCCTCGAAGTTTCGCTCACATCGCCTCCTCATCCTGCTGCTGCTCGTCGGGAGCCTTTGGGCCTTGGTCTGGACCCTGACATCGGTGTTGGTGCCCTCGCTCGCACGCGAGGCACTGCCATCGTTGCAGGCTCGGTTGGAGCCGATCGGCATCGGGCTGGGCGATGTCGCCTTCTCGGGCCTGCGGATCTCGCCTTGGCTGAACGGCTTCGTGCTGAGCGATCTGGAGGCTCGGCTGGATCTGAACCCACGGGATCGGATTCAGCTGCGCTCGCAGCTCGATATCGCGACACTCGAGGTGCGACTGACCCACCCCTTGAGCTTGCGCGGCGCCATTCATGCCACCGGTTTGGAGGTTCGCCTCGATCCATCGGATCGCCCCTCGCAGTTGCCGTTCGACCGATTTTCCAACGCCCGTTTGGCAATCGGCGATCTCCCGCTGGGCGACCCGCGACAGACTGCGAATGCGATCCGCGAGAAGCTGCACGCGTTGTTCTTCGAGAATCACGCGGTCGGGGAGGTCGAGTTCAGCGGCGCGGTCGTCCTCGATATCGACGGTGTCGCCCGGGTCGCCAACCTCGACACCGAGCGCGTGGGTGAGACCTTCAAGCTGCGGTTCCGGGAAGACGATATCCGGGCGATCGCGCAAGCCAAGGCCATGGACTTAGTCCCAGAGCAGATCGAGATCGTCTCGCTCTACCCGCTGCGGGCGCCCGTGATCCTGATGCTGACCGATCAGGCGCGCGCGCTCGCGGCCCGGTACGCGCCGGATGATGTCTGGCTCCAGGATGCCATGCGCCATGTGATTTGGAGCTTCCTGCTGACCCGCACCTTCGGGCCAGACTTCGCAATCACGGTCACCGATGCTCAAGAGCTGCGGCCGGGCAATACCCCGGACGAGCGGGCCATGGACTATCACAACAATGCCATCGGCCGGCGCTTCGTCTCCGAGGACATCCCGCTCGCCGCCCTGCCGCGTCGCATTCGAAAAGACCCGGACGTTATCCGTCACCCGGATGAGGTCGAGCACTTCGGCGAGGAACGCCTGCTGCGTTGA
- a CDS encoding multifunctional CCA addition/repair protein, with translation MSATDGLRIYLVGGAVRDRLLGRAVGERDFVVVGATPDDLLSRGFQQVGKDFPVFLHPHTKDEYALARTERKTAPGYHGFAVHADPEITLEEDLQRRDLTINALAEDPSGVLIDPYGGLADLQARVLRHVSPAFAEDPVRILRLARFAARFDDLGFRVAPETMDLMREMVAAGEVDALVPERVWQELARALCEDRPSRFFEVLRECGALVRLLPEVDRLWGVPQPAKWHPEVDTGVHVMLVIDMAARLSPDLGVRFAALCHDLGKGTTPTEILPSHRGHEERSVDLLEGICERLRVPVRFRELARITARYHGLVHKVDELRATTILDLLEGADAFRRPERFHRMLTACEADYRGRTGYADRDYPQGETLRRLQAAVAAVDVGAVARAAREPRLIPGHIRAERVAALKTAMRNRSLPC, from the coding sequence GTGAGCGCCACCGACGGTCTGCGGATCTATCTGGTCGGCGGCGCCGTGCGCGACCGTCTGCTGGGGCGCGCGGTCGGCGAGCGAGATTTCGTCGTGGTCGGCGCAACACCCGATGATCTTCTGTCCCGCGGTTTCCAGCAGGTCGGCAAAGACTTCCCGGTCTTTCTGCATCCGCACACCAAGGACGAGTACGCCTTGGCGCGCACCGAGCGCAAGACCGCTCCCGGCTACCACGGCTTCGCGGTGCACGCGGATCCGGAGATCACGCTCGAGGAAGACCTGCAGCGTCGGGATCTCACCATCAACGCACTCGCCGAGGATCCGTCCGGTGTCCTGATTGATCCGTACGGAGGGCTTGCGGACCTCCAGGCGCGGGTCTTGCGGCATGTCTCCCCGGCCTTCGCGGAAGACCCGGTCCGGATCCTGCGCCTCGCCCGGTTCGCCGCCCGCTTCGACGACCTCGGTTTCCGAGTCGCGCCCGAGACCATGGACTTGATGCGCGAGATGGTCGCGGCCGGCGAGGTCGATGCCCTGGTCCCCGAGCGGGTCTGGCAGGAGCTGGCGCGCGCGCTCTGCGAGGATCGACCCTCGCGTTTCTTCGAGGTCCTGCGCGAGTGCGGCGCACTGGTGCGGCTGCTGCCCGAGGTCGATCGGCTGTGGGGCGTCCCCCAACCGGCCAAATGGCACCCGGAGGTCGACACCGGCGTCCACGTCATGCTGGTGATCGACATGGCCGCGCGCCTGTCCCCGGATCTCGGTGTTCGCTTCGCCGCGCTCTGTCACGACCTTGGCAAGGGCACCACACCGACCGAGATCCTGCCGAGTCACAGGGGTCACGAGGAGCGCAGCGTCGATCTACTCGAAGGCATCTGCGAGCGTCTGCGCGTCCCCGTCCGCTTTCGCGAGCTTGCCCGAATCACGGCCCGCTATCACGGCCTCGTCCACAAGGTCGACGAGCTGCGCGCGACGACCATCCTCGATCTCCTGGAAGGCGCCGACGCCTTCCGTCGGCCGGAGCGCTTCCACCGGATGCTGACCGCCTGCGAGGCCGATTATCGGGGCCGCACCGGCTATGCCGACCGCGACTATCCGCAGGGCGAGACTCTGCGTCGGCTGCAAGCCGCCGTCGCGGCCGTGGATGTCGGTGCCGTCGCCCGCGCCGCGCGCGAGCCGCGACTCATCCCGGGGCACATCCGCGCCGAGCGCGTCGCCGCCCTGAAGACAGCCATGCGCAACCGGTCTTTACCCTGTTGA
- a CDS encoding helix-turn-helix domain-containing protein gives MTARTPGFQALQLTRARLARGLTRIALGEAVQRSAPTVTKWESGQQTPDPAALAALAEVLRVPRDYFLDTPFDPGTRPRFFRSMANATKRARERIEQHLLWLQHIGHALQEWVDLPAPDVPNLGADDFRLLRECDIEDAAFRVRARWGLGRAPIPDMLLVLENAGIVCGRCLFGAPSIDGVSHWSRADDRPYVLIASDKRTAVRSRFDAAHELGHLVLHRHVDPTALTHRDEFKALENQAHRFAGAFLMPADGFTDELPEASLDAFRVLKPRWKTSIGAMIYRCKDLGLISETHAGRMFKSSSARGWVRGEPDDEVLPIEQPRLMERSIRLLLTQGGFGVERLLAELRLAPADIEALAGLPAGMLSNRGARIALLPTPRLKTATLRDTPAEVIPI, from the coding sequence ATGACCGCACGCACCCCGGGCTTTCAGGCCCTCCAACTGACCCGCGCGCGTCTCGCCCGGGGCTTGACGCGCATCGCCTTGGGCGAGGCGGTACAGCGCTCGGCGCCGACCGTGACCAAGTGGGAGAGCGGACAGCAGACGCCCGACCCCGCCGCACTCGCCGCCCTGGCCGAGGTGCTGCGCGTGCCCCGGGACTACTTTCTCGACACCCCGTTCGACCCCGGCACACGACCGCGCTTCTTCCGCTCCATGGCCAACGCCACCAAGCGGGCACGCGAGCGCATCGAGCAGCACCTGCTGTGGCTGCAACACATCGGCCACGCCCTGCAGGAGTGGGTGGACCTGCCGGCACCGGACGTCCCGAACTTGGGCGCGGACGATTTCCGCCTGCTGCGCGAGTGCGACATCGAGGACGCGGCCTTTCGTGTGCGCGCGCGCTGGGGTCTGGGCCGAGCGCCGATCCCGGACATGCTGCTGGTCCTGGAGAATGCCGGCATCGTCTGCGGCCGCTGCCTCTTCGGGGCGCCGTCCATCGATGGCGTCTCGCACTGGTCGCGCGCCGACGACCGTCCCTACGTGCTGATCGCCTCGGACAAGCGCACCGCGGTGCGCTCGCGCTTCGACGCCGCCCACGAGCTCGGCCACCTGGTCCTGCATCGCCACGTCGACCCGACCGCGCTGACGCACCGCGACGAGTTCAAGGCGCTGGAGAACCAGGCCCATCGCTTCGCCGGCGCCTTCCTGATGCCCGCCGACGGCTTCACCGACGAGCTGCCGGAGGCCTCCCTGGACGCCTTCCGCGTTCTGAAGCCGCGCTGGAAGACCTCCATCGGCGCCATGATCTATCGCTGCAAGGATCTCGGGCTGATCTCCGAGACGCACGCCGGGCGCATGTTCAAATCCAGCAGCGCACGCGGCTGGGTTCGCGGCGAGCCCGACGACGAGGTGCTGCCGATCGAGCAGCCCCGCCTGATGGAGCGCTCCATCCGCTTGCTGCTGACGCAGGGCGGCTTCGGCGTCGAGCGCCTGCTCGCGGAGCTGCGACTGGCGCCCGCCGACATTGAGGCCCTGGCCGGACTGCCCGCCGGGATGCTCTCCAATCGCGGCGCACGGATCGCCCTGCTGCCCACACCCAGGCTCAAGACCGCCACGCTGCGGGACACGCCCGCCGAGGTCATCCCGATTTAA